The following are from one region of the Erwinia billingiae Eb661 genome:
- the yccA gene encoding FtsH protease modulator YccA: MDRIVSSTRGSSLITTHKVLRNTYFLLGLTLAFSAVTATLSTVFALPAPGFILMLVGFYGLMFLTYRLADSPTGILAAFAFTGFLGYCLGPILNSLLSAGMGDVIGLALGGTALVFFSCSAYVLTTRKDMSFLGGMMMAGFVVLLVAVVANIFLNIPALHMAISVLFILFSSGAILWETSNIIHGGETNYIRATVSLYVSIYNIFVSLLSILGMSSRSN, encoded by the coding sequence ATGGATCGCATTGTTTCGAGTACCCGTGGCAGCTCCTTAATTACCACCCACAAGGTGCTGCGCAATACCTATTTCCTGCTGGGGCTGACGCTGGCCTTTTCTGCCGTTACCGCTACCTTGAGCACCGTTTTCGCCCTGCCCGCGCCAGGCTTCATTCTGATGCTGGTCGGCTTTTACGGGCTGATGTTCCTGACTTACCGCCTGGCGGACAGCCCTACCGGCATTCTGGCGGCGTTCGCCTTTACCGGTTTCCTCGGCTACTGCCTGGGCCCAATCCTCAACTCACTGCTGTCTGCAGGGATGGGGGATGTGATTGGTCTGGCATTAGGCGGCACCGCACTGGTGTTCTTCAGCTGTTCTGCCTACGTGCTAACCACCCGTAAGGATATGTCCTTCCTGGGTGGCATGATGATGGCCGGGTTTGTGGTATTGCTGGTTGCCGTCGTGGCAAACATCTTCCTCAACATTCCGGCATTGCATATGGCAATCAGCGTGTTGTTTATCCTGTTCTCTTCAGGTGCCATCCTGTGGGAAACCAGTAACATCATTCACGGCGGCGAAACCAACTATATTCGCGCGACCGTTAGCCTGTACGTGTCGATCTATAACATCTTCGTCAGCCTGCTGAGCATTCTGGGCATGTCATCGCGCAGTAATTAA
- the tusE gene encoding sulfurtransferase TusE: MLFQGKEIERDAQGYLKSTMDWSEDLAPLLAEEEAIELTDAHWEVVHFVRAFYLEFNTSPAVRMLVKAMAQKYGEEKGNSRYLFRLFPKGPAKQATKIAGLPKPAKCL; this comes from the coding sequence GTGTTATTCCAGGGCAAAGAAATTGAACGTGACGCGCAAGGTTATCTGAAGTCCACGATGGACTGGAGTGAAGATCTGGCTCCGTTACTGGCAGAAGAAGAGGCCATTGAGCTGACTGACGCCCACTGGGAAGTGGTGCATTTCGTCCGTGCCTTCTATCTGGAGTTCAATACCTCCCCGGCGGTGAGAATGCTGGTTAAAGCCATGGCGCAAAAATACGGTGAAGAAAAAGGCAACAGCCGCTATTTATTCCGTCTGTTCCCAAAAGGCCCGGCAAAACAGGCAACTAAAATTGCCGGCTTGCCTAAACCGGCCAAATGCCTTTAA
- the rlmI gene encoding 23S rRNA (cytosine(1962)-C(5))-methyltransferase RlmI, with product MTVRLILAKGREKSLLRRHPWIFSGAVARLEGKAESGETIDVCDSQGNWLAHAAWSPVSQISARVWSWEQDEAIDTDFFIRRLKAAQSLRDWLAARDNLDSYRLIAGESDGLPGVTIDRYGKFLVLQLLSAGAEYQRAALISALQSCYPDCAIYDRSDVAVRKKEGLELTQGNVLGDTPPEQLPIVEHGMKLLVDIQGGHKTGYYLDQRDSRMATRRYAKDRRVLNCFSYTGGFAVSALMGDCKQVISVDTSQGALDIARQNVELNGLDLSKAEFLRDDVFKLLRRYRDSGEKFDLIVMDPPKFVENKNQLAGACRGYKDINMLAMQLLNPDGMLLTFSCSGLMPTDLFQKIIADAALDAQRDVQFIEQFRQAADHPVIASYPEGMYLKGFACRVL from the coding sequence ATGACTGTTCGTTTGATTCTTGCCAAAGGACGTGAAAAATCCTTACTTCGCCGCCATCCGTGGATCTTTTCTGGTGCTGTTGCTCGTCTTGAGGGAAAAGCCGAGTCGGGTGAAACTATTGACGTCTGTGACAGCCAGGGCAACTGGCTGGCTCATGCTGCCTGGTCACCCGTGTCGCAGATCTCTGCCCGTGTCTGGAGCTGGGAACAGGACGAGGCGATTGATACCGACTTCTTTATCCGCCGTCTTAAGGCTGCGCAGTCTCTGCGCGACTGGCTGGCAGCACGCGATAACCTCGACAGCTATCGCCTGATTGCCGGTGAATCTGACGGTCTGCCTGGCGTGACCATTGACCGCTACGGCAAGTTCCTGGTCCTGCAATTGCTGTCGGCTGGCGCAGAATATCAACGTGCTGCGCTGATCTCCGCGCTGCAGAGCTGCTACCCGGACTGTGCGATTTACGATCGCTCGGACGTTGCAGTGCGTAAAAAAGAAGGTCTTGAACTGACTCAGGGCAACGTCCTGGGCGACACGCCGCCAGAGCAGTTACCGATTGTTGAGCATGGCATGAAGTTACTGGTCGATATCCAGGGCGGCCACAAGACCGGTTACTACCTCGATCAGCGTGACAGCCGTATGGCGACTCGCCGCTATGCGAAAGATCGCCGGGTATTGAACTGCTTCTCTTACACCGGTGGTTTTGCAGTTTCCGCGCTGATGGGCGACTGCAAACAGGTTATCAGCGTCGATACGTCACAAGGCGCGCTGGACATTGCCCGCCAGAATGTTGAGCTGAACGGGCTGGATCTGTCGAAAGCCGAGTTCCTGCGCGATGACGTGTTTAAGCTGCTGCGCCGCTACCGTGATAGCGGTGAGAAATTCGATCTGATCGTGATGGACCCGCCGAAATTTGTCGAAAACAAAAATCAGCTGGCCGGTGCTTGCCGTGGCTATAAAGACATCAATATGCTGGCGATGCAGCTGTTGAACCCGGACGGCATGCTGCTGACGTTCTCCTGCTCAGGGCTGATGCCAACCGATCTCTTCCAGAAAATCATTGCCGATGCCGCGCTCGATGCTCAACGTGATGTACAATTTATAGAGCAGTT
- the yccX gene encoding acylphosphatase: protein MTTVCVKAWVHGVVQGVGFRYSTQHQAKALGLKGYAKNLNDGSVEVLACGEEGDVQTLLTWLKDGGPRSARVERVLEEPHQPRDLPNGFTTG from the coding sequence ATGACTACTGTCTGCGTAAAAGCCTGGGTTCACGGTGTGGTTCAGGGCGTGGGATTCCGCTACAGCACGCAACATCAGGCCAAAGCGCTGGGGCTCAAGGGGTATGCGAAGAACCTGAATGACGGCAGCGTTGAAGTGCTGGCCTGTGGTGAAGAGGGTGACGTGCAGACGTTACTTACCTGGCTTAAAGACGGCGGCCCCAGAAGTGCCCGCGTAGAAAGGGTGCTCGAGGAACCTCATCAACCGCGCGACTTGCCAAACGGCTTCACTACCGGTTAG